One genomic window of Paracoccus alcaliphilus includes the following:
- a CDS encoding PQQ-dependent sugar dehydrogenase gives MDLMAQLTAVVGGTIAALRRLTVPRTQAVGETPEIPAARKQGIMTLKMPSATGWASGQRPETAPGLAVNAFASGLDHPRWIEVLPNGDVLVAEAKEQPSRPKTLLDRATQATMRRAHAIGDSANRITLWRDADSDGVAEIREVFLDGQNQPFGMALVDGTFYVGNTDGISAFAYQDGATRLTGPGRKLVDFKPGGHWTRSLIVSPDRSRIYAGVGSLSNIGDHGMKAEEGRAAIWELDLASGAARVFASGLRNPVGMAWEPKTGSLWTVVNERDGLGDETPPDYLTSVSEGGFYGWPYCYWGRIVDDRVPQDPEMVARAITPDYALGGHTASLGLCWMPQGTLPGFPDGMVIGQHGSWNRSILSGYRLTFVPFENGRPAGPPRDILWGFLSDDERFAFGRPVGVTIGPDRASLLMADDVGNTIWRITGA, from the coding sequence ATGGATCTTATGGCGCAACTCACTGCCGTCGTCGGCGGGACGATAGCCGCGCTGCGGCGCCTGACGGTGCCCCGGACGCAGGCGGTGGGCGAGACGCCGGAAATCCCCGCGGCAAGGAAGCAGGGGATCATGACCCTGAAGATGCCCTCGGCGACGGGCTGGGCATCGGGGCAGCGTCCCGAAACCGCGCCGGGGCTGGCGGTCAATGCCTTTGCCTCCGGCCTCGATCATCCACGCTGGATCGAGGTTCTGCCCAATGGCGATGTGCTGGTCGCCGAGGCGAAAGAGCAGCCATCCCGGCCAAAGACCCTGCTGGATCGGGCCACGCAGGCCACGATGCGCCGCGCCCATGCCATCGGTGACAGCGCCAATCGCATCACCCTGTGGCGCGATGCCGATAGTGACGGCGTGGCCGAGATCCGCGAGGTGTTTCTGGACGGGCAGAACCAGCCCTTCGGCATGGCGCTGGTGGACGGCACCTTCTATGTCGGCAATACCGATGGCATCAGCGCATTCGCCTATCAGGACGGTGCGACGCGGCTGACCGGGCCGGGCCGCAAGCTGGTCGATTTCAAGCCGGGCGGGCACTGGACCCGCAGCCTGATCGTCTCGCCCGACCGGTCCAGGATCTATGCCGGTGTCGGTTCGCTCAGCAATATCGGCGATCACGGTATGAAGGCCGAAGAGGGCCGGGCCGCGATCTGGGAGCTGGACCTTGCCAGCGGTGCGGCGCGCGTCTTTGCCTCGGGCCTGCGCAATCCCGTCGGCATGGCATGGGAGCCGAAGACGGGCAGCCTGTGGACGGTGGTCAACGAACGCGATGGGCTGGGCGATGAGACGCCGCCGGATTACCTGACCTCGGTCAGCGAGGGCGGGTTTTACGGCTGGCCCTATTGCTATTGGGGCCGGATCGTCGATGATCGCGTCCCTCAGGATCCCGAGATGGTGGCACGGGCGATCACGCCGGATTACGCGCTTGGCGGTCACACGGCGTCACTGGGATTGTGCTGGATGCCGCAGGGCACATTGCCCGGATTTCCCGACGGCATGGTGATCGGGCAGCACGGTTCATGGAACCGCTCGATCCTCAGCGGATACAGGCTGACCTTCGTGCCCTTCGAGAACGGCCGCCCGGCCGGCCCGCCACGCGATATCCTGTGGGGGTTCCTGTCCGATGACGAGCGATTTGCCTTCGGCCGACCCGTCGGCGTCACCATTGGTCCCGACAGGGCATCGCTGCTGATGGCGGATGATGTCGGAAACACCATCTGGCGGATAACCGGCGCGTAA
- a CDS encoding L-cystine transporter: protein MTPVIVNLVIFVALLFALFRLQSGSLSLSVRVFIGLILGTLFGIGLQLAYGTGSETVQTTANWLDIVGSGYVRLLQMIVMPLVFVAILAAVSKLHDASSLGSISVLVLGTLLLLTAIAGLVGVVMALSFGLTAEGLIQGSAETARMSAIETTYAPRVADLSVPQLILSFIPRNPFADLTGANPTSIISVVIFAAFLGIAAIRLVRRKPEQGESLLSLIDLLQGWIMQLVRLVIALTPYGVMALMTKMAATSDAADILNLGKFVIASYIGLAIMFGVHAGFLTLTGANPLVFFKKSLPVLSFAFSSRSSAASIPLNVETQTRRLGVPATIASFSASFGATIGQNGCAGLYPAMLAVMVAPTVGIDPLDPGWIATLIAIVTISSAGVAGVGGGATLAALIVLPAMGLPIELVALLISVEPLIDMGRTALNVSGSMTAGMVTSQLLGQTDRAVLMSPEDVDLQSA, encoded by the coding sequence ATGACACCGGTGATCGTCAATCTTGTCATATTCGTGGCGCTTCTGTTCGCATTGTTCAGGCTTCAGAGCGGCTCTCTTTCGCTGTCGGTGCGGGTGTTCATCGGCCTGATCCTCGGCACCCTTTTCGGCATCGGGTTGCAACTGGCGTATGGCACCGGCTCGGAAACCGTCCAGACCACCGCGAACTGGCTGGACATCGTCGGCTCGGGCTATGTCCGGCTGTTGCAGATGATCGTCATGCCGCTGGTCTTTGTGGCGATCCTTGCGGCGGTGTCGAAGCTGCATGATGCTTCGTCGCTTGGCAGCATCTCGGTGCTGGTGCTGGGAACGCTGCTGCTGCTGACCGCCATTGCGGGGCTGGTCGGCGTGGTCATGGCGCTGTCCTTCGGCCTGACCGCCGAGGGGCTGATCCAGGGCAGCGCCGAAACCGCCCGGATGAGCGCGATCGAAACGACCTATGCCCCGCGCGTGGCCGATCTGTCGGTGCCGCAGCTGATCCTGTCCTTCATCCCGCGCAACCCCTTTGCCGATCTGACCGGGGCCAATCCGACCTCGATCATCTCGGTGGTGATTTTTGCCGCTTTCCTTGGCATCGCGGCCATCCGGCTGGTCCGGCGCAAACCCGAGCAGGGCGAAAGCCTGCTGTCGCTGATCGACCTGCTGCAAGGCTGGATCATGCAGCTTGTGCGGCTGGTCATCGCGCTGACCCCTTATGGCGTCATGGCGCTGATGACGAAGATGGCAGCGACCTCGGATGCGGCGGATATCCTCAATCTGGGGAAATTCGTCATCGCCTCCTATATCGGGCTGGCGATCATGTTCGGGGTTCACGCGGGTTTCCTGACCCTGACCGGGGCCAATCCGCTGGTGTTCTTCAAGAAGTCGCTGCCGGTGCTGAGCTTTGCATTCTCCAGCCGTTCCAGCGCGGCGTCGATCCCGCTGAATGTCGAGACCCAGACCCGCCGTCTGGGGGTGCCTGCGACCATCGCGTCATTCTCGGCCTCGTTCGGGGCAACCATCGGTCAGAACGGCTGCGCGGGCCTTTATCCGGCGATGCTGGCGGTGATGGTGGCGCCGACGGTGGGTATCGATCCGCTGGATCCGGGCTGGATCGCCACACTGATCGCCATCGTCACCATCAGTTCGGCAGGCGTCGCAGGCGTCGGAGGCGGGGCCACGCTGGCGGCGCTGATCGTGCTGCCCGCGATGGGTCTGCCGATCGAGCTGGTCGCGCTGCTGATCTCGGTCGAGCCGCTGATCGACATGGGCCGCACGGCGCTGAATGTCAGCGGCTCGATGACGGCGGGCATGGTCACGTCGCAACTGCTGGGTCAGACGGATCGCGCGGTGCTGATGAGCCCGGAAGACGTGGACCTGCAAAGCGCATAG
- a CDS encoding GntR family transcriptional regulator, which yields MTERQAGSTTPKAHLIAAEVRRRIVEREWLQGERIPDEVELAVEFGAARATVNKALQLLADEGLLDRRRRAGTRIAINPVRKATFEIPIVREQIEGAGMSYGHRVMAVHRSPLPEDVALRLGMAAGQRLLHLRAVHYGDGRPFQYEDRWINPAALPGTEPVDFGHVNANEWLVRNAPYLRADMAFSAANADRRDARMLQTDPGQALLILQRTTWNEIGAITTVRVACHPGYRMTAAN from the coding sequence GTGACGGAACGACAGGCAGGCTCGACCACCCCCAAGGCCCATCTGATCGCGGCCGAGGTCCGCCGCCGGATCGTGGAACGCGAATGGTTGCAGGGCGAACGCATCCCCGACGAGGTCGAGCTGGCGGTGGAATTCGGCGCTGCGCGGGCCACGGTCAACAAGGCGCTGCAACTGCTGGCGGATGAGGGCTTGCTGGATCGCCGCCGCCGCGCGGGCACGCGGATCGCGATCAATCCGGTGCGCAAGGCCACATTCGAGATCCCCATCGTGCGCGAACAGATCGAGGGCGCGGGCATGAGTTATGGCCACCGCGTCATGGCCGTTCACCGCAGTCCGCTGCCCGAAGATGTCGCCCTGCGTCTCGGGATGGCGGCGGGGCAGCGGTTGCTGCATCTGCGCGCCGTCCATTATGGCGACGGGCGACCCTTCCAATACGAGGACCGCTGGATCAACCCCGCCGCCCTGCCGGGGACCGAGCCGGTGGATTTCGGCCATGTCAACGCCAATGAATGGCTGGTGCGCAACGCACCCTATCTGCGTGCCGACATGGCCTTTTCTGCGGCGAATGCGGATCGGCGTGACGCACGAATGTTGCAGACCGACCCGGGGCAGGCGCTGCTGATCCTGCAACGCACCACCTGGAACGAGATCGGGGCCATCACAACCGTCCGCGTCGCCTGCCATCCCGGCTATCGCATGACGGCGGCGAACTGA
- the hutI gene encoding imidazolonepropionase, which produces MLVLANATLATMADETGGYALTKAAALVIEGDRILWAGPESDLPHPDAPRRDLGGRLVTPGLVDCHTHIVFGGDRAQEFEMRLEGAGYEEIARAGGGILSTVRATRDWDEARLLEAALRRVDHLLAEGVTTIEVKSGYGLDVETELKMLRVARRIGEERKIHVVTTWLAAHALPPKYKDDRAGYIRDVVIKGMDRAHAEGLIDAVDGFCEGIAFSVAEMAQVFDHAASLGLPVKLHAEQLSDLGGAAMAAQRSAISTDHLEYLGADGIAAMAQSGTVAVLLPGAFYTLRETQYPPVQGLRDAGVPIALATDANPGTSPLTSILLTMNMGATLFRLTPAECLTGVTRHAARALGLADRGAIAPGQRADLAIWDIAHPAELTYRIGFNPLHARVFGGEFV; this is translated from the coding sequence ATGCTGGTTCTTGCGAACGCCACTCTGGCGACAATGGCTGATGAAACAGGTGGTTACGCATTGACCAAGGCGGCGGCGCTGGTCATCGAGGGCGACCGGATCCTGTGGGCCGGACCCGAATCCGATCTGCCCCACCCTGATGCGCCGCGCCGCGATCTGGGCGGGCGGCTGGTGACGCCGGGGCTGGTGGATTGCCACACGCATATCGTGTTTGGCGGCGACCGGGCGCAGGAATTCGAGATGCGGCTGGAGGGCGCGGGCTATGAAGAAATCGCGCGGGCTGGCGGCGGCATCCTGTCCACGGTCCGCGCCACCCGCGACTGGGACGAGGCGCGGCTGCTGGAGGCCGCCTTGCGCCGCGTCGATCATCTGCTGGCCGAGGGCGTCACCACCATCGAGGTCAAATCCGGCTATGGGCTGGATGTCGAAACCGAATTGAAGATGCTGCGTGTCGCCCGCCGCATCGGCGAAGAACGCAAGATCCATGTGGTGACGACATGGCTGGCGGCCCACGCCTTGCCGCCCAAATACAAGGACGACCGTGCCGGTTACATCCGCGACGTGGTTATCAAGGGCATGGATCGCGCCCATGCCGAGGGGCTGATCGACGCGGTGGACGGGTTCTGCGAAGGCATCGCCTTCTCGGTCGCGGAAATGGCGCAGGTCTTCGATCATGCCGCCAGCCTCGGCCTGCCCGTCAAGCTGCATGCCGAGCAACTGTCCGATCTGGGCGGCGCGGCGATGGCGGCGCAGCGCAGCGCGATTTCGACTGACCATCTGGAATATCTGGGCGCGGATGGCATCGCGGCGATGGCGCAATCGGGCACGGTCGCGGTGCTGCTGCCCGGCGCCTTCTATACCCTGCGCGAAACGCAATATCCCCCGGTGCAGGGCCTGCGCGATGCCGGCGTGCCGATTGCGCTGGCGACCGATGCCAATCCGGGCACCTCGCCGCTGACCTCGATCCTGCTGACCATGAATATGGGCGCGACGCTGTTCCGCCTGACCCCCGCCGAATGTCTGACTGGCGTGACCCGCCATGCCGCCCGCGCATTGGGGCTGGCGGACCGCGGCGCGATCGCACCCGGCCAGCGCGCCGATCTGGCGATCTGGGACATCGCCCATCCGGCCGAGCTGACCTATCGCATCGGCTTCAACCCCCTTCATGCCCGCGTTTTCGGAGGCGAATTTGTCTGA
- a CDS encoding formimidoylglutamate deiminase — MTTIWAERALLPDGWAENIQVDLAPDGRIAAIHRGATPDSGAHRVELLLPAMSNLHSHAFQRAMAGLSEARGPHPRDTFWTWRQIMYRFLDHLTPDDVQAIAALVQMEMLEAGYATNVEFHYLHHRPDGGFYDDIAEMAGRIAAAASRTGIGLTLLPVHYQFGGVDRRPLGPGQRRFGTTPDDFIRLLDASEQVLRGLPADAGIGVAPHSLRAVSPEALALCVDLRPGRPLHMHLAEQIPEIDEVQAAYGRRPVEWLLDNHTPDRRWTLIHLTHMTVDETRRLATTGAVAGLCPITESSLGDGIFNATIWQEAGGRLGFGSDSNIRISLIEELRTLEYSQRLRDTARAILAQPERSTGRVILDAGLDGGATAAGRDTGAIREGLWADLCAVSLRNPAMFGRKGDEMLDSLIFAGGEGLVRDVWAAGRHVVRDGRHMDRDGIIADYLTCISGLQERM; from the coding sequence ATGACGACGATCTGGGCTGAGCGCGCATTACTGCCCGATGGCTGGGCAGAAAATATCCAGGTCGATCTGGCGCCCGATGGCCGGATCGCCGCCATCCATCGCGGTGCCACGCCTGATTCGGGGGCGCATCGGGTCGAGTTGCTGCTGCCCGCCATGAGCAATCTGCACTCGCACGCCTTCCAGCGCGCCATGGCCGGTCTGTCCGAAGCGCGCGGCCCGCATCCGCGTGACACCTTCTGGACGTGGCGGCAGATCATGTATCGCTTTCTGGACCACCTGACGCCGGACGATGTGCAAGCCATCGCGGCGCTGGTGCAGATGGAGATGCTGGAGGCCGGTTACGCCACGAATGTCGAATTCCATTACCTGCATCACCGTCCCGATGGCGGCTTTTATGACGATATCGCGGAAATGGCCGGGCGGATCGCTGCCGCCGCCAGCCGCACCGGAATCGGGCTGACGCTGCTGCCGGTGCATTACCAGTTCGGCGGCGTGGATCGCCGCCCGCTGGGTCCGGGTCAGCGCCGGTTCGGCACCACGCCCGACGATTTCATCCGGCTGCTGGATGCCTCGGAACAGGTGCTGCGCGGTCTGCCCGCTGACGCCGGAATCGGCGTCGCGCCCCATTCGCTGCGCGCCGTATCCCCCGAGGCGCTGGCGCTTTGCGTCGATCTGCGCCCCGGTCGCCCGCTGCATATGCATCTGGCCGAACAGATCCCCGAAATCGACGAGGTGCAGGCGGCTTATGGCCGCCGCCCGGTCGAGTGGCTGCTGGACAATCACACCCCCGACCGGCGCTGGACGCTGATCCACCTGACCCATATGACCGTGGACGAAACCCGCCGCCTTGCCACCACCGGCGCCGTCGCGGGGCTGTGCCCGATCACCGAATCCAGCCTTGGCGACGGGATCTTCAATGCCACGATCTGGCAGGAGGCGGGCGGGCGGCTGGGCTTCGGTTCGGACAGCAATATCCGCATCAGCCTGATCGAAGAGTTGCGCACGCTGGAATACAGCCAGCGCCTGCGTGACACCGCCCGCGCCATTCTTGCGCAGCCGGAACGTTCGACCGGGCGGGTGATCCTTGACGCCGGGCTGGACGGTGGCGCAACGGCGGCGGGGCGCGATACGGGGGCGATCCGCGAAGGGCTGTGGGCCGATCTGTGCGCGGTGTCGCTGCGCAATCCGGCGATGTTCGGGCGCAAGGGCGACGAGATGCTGGACAGCCTGATCTTCGCGGGCGGCGAGGGGCTGGTGCGCGATGTCTGGGCGGCGGGCCGCCATGTGGTCCGGGACGGACGGCATATGGACCGCGACGGCATCATCGCCGATTATCTGACCTGTATCTCTGGCTTGCAGGAGCGGATGTGA